A region from the Geobacillus vulcani PSS1 genome encodes:
- a CDS encoding carbamoyl phosphate synthase small subunit — MKAYLHLASGKTFSGELAVPLAEKVSGEIVFFTGMTGYQEVLTDPSYKNQMIVFTYPLIGNYGINEEDFESKRPHVEAVIVYEASREGFHYGAKYSLAEYLRHWNIPLLTHVDTRALVKEIRTEGTMMAELSLSSVPSVFREEAAFPVRAVSTKRMETYGHGGPHIVLLDFGYKKSILRSLVARGCQVTVVPHDTTPEAIEALKPDGLVLSNGPGDPKQLRHQLPVIRQLIDRYPTLAICLGHQLVALAYGADTEKLRFGHRGANQPVWDAVKQNVVMTSQNHSYVVKEDSLAATPFAIRFINVNDGSIEGMIHRHKPILSVQYHPEAHPGPHDTGYIFDEFLQTVAKGEKVYA, encoded by the coding sequence ATGAAAGCGTACTTGCATCTGGCCAGCGGAAAAACGTTCAGCGGCGAGCTCGCCGTTCCGCTGGCGGAAAAGGTGAGCGGGGAGATCGTCTTTTTCACCGGCATGACCGGGTACCAAGAGGTGCTGACCGATCCGTCGTATAAAAATCAAATGATCGTCTTTACGTATCCGCTCATCGGCAATTATGGCATCAATGAAGAAGACTTTGAAAGCAAGCGCCCGCATGTGGAGGCGGTCATCGTCTACGAGGCGAGCCGTGAAGGGTTTCATTACGGGGCGAAATACAGCCTGGCAGAATATTTGCGGCATTGGAACATTCCGCTGCTCACCCACGTCGATACGCGCGCCCTTGTCAAAGAAATCCGCACCGAAGGGACGATGATGGCGGAGTTAAGCTTGTCGTCCGTTCCCTCTGTCTTCCGTGAAGAAGCAGCGTTCCCGGTGCGCGCTGTGTCGACGAAAAGAATGGAGACGTATGGCCACGGAGGGCCGCATATTGTGCTTCTCGATTTCGGCTATAAAAAATCGATTTTGCGCTCGCTCGTTGCGCGCGGCTGCCAGGTGACGGTCGTGCCGCACGATACGACGCCGGAAGCGATTGAGGCGCTCAAGCCGGATGGGCTTGTCCTCTCCAACGGCCCTGGCGATCCGAAACAGCTGCGCCATCAGCTTCCCGTTATTCGCCAGCTGATCGATCGGTATCCGACGCTCGCCATCTGCCTTGGCCATCAGCTTGTCGCCCTGGCGTACGGGGCGGATACGGAAAAGCTCCGCTTCGGTCATCGCGGAGCGAATCAGCCGGTGTGGGACGCGGTGAAACAAAACGTCGTCATGACATCGCAAAACCATAGCTATGTTGTCAAAGAGGACAGTTTGGCGGCCACACCGTTTGCCATTCGCTTCATCAACGTCAACGACGGCTCCATCGAAGGGATGATCCATCGCCATAAGCCGATTTTATCGGTGCAATACCATCCGGAGGCGCATCCGGGGCCGCACGATACCGGCTATATTTTCGATGAGTTTTTGCAAACCGTCGCAAAGGGAGAGAAAGTCTATGCCTAA
- a CDS encoding acetylornithine transaminase — protein sequence MSALFPTYNRWKIAVQSAEGTVVTDVNGKRYLDFVSGIAVCNLGHRHPHVQKAIEQQLNQYWHVSNLFTIPIQEEVASLLVAHSAGDCVFFCNSGAEANEAALKLARKHTGRHKVITFQQSFHGRTFATMAATGQEKVHSGFGPLLPEFIHLPFNDVAALKEAMSDEIAAVMLEVVQGEGGVRPVDPAFLQAAAELCQTYGALLIIDEVQTGIGRTGKPFAYQHFGIEPDIMTVAKGLGSGIPVGAMIGKAFLKESFGPGVHGSTFGGNPIAMAAAKATLEVVFDPAFLQEVQEKGSYLLGRLNEALSPLDIVTDVRGLGLLVGVECQMDVGPLLPLVHENGLLVLPAGPKVIRLLPPLVVTKAEIDRAVDMLAAVLKNAEASAVLSPDG from the coding sequence ATGAGCGCGCTGTTTCCGACATACAACCGCTGGAAGATTGCTGTGCAATCGGCGGAAGGCACGGTGGTGACCGATGTCAACGGAAAACGATATCTCGATTTCGTTTCCGGCATTGCTGTTTGCAACCTCGGCCATCGTCATCCGCACGTCCAAAAGGCGATTGAACAACAGCTCAACCAATATTGGCACGTATCGAATCTGTTTACGATCCCGATTCAGGAAGAAGTCGCTTCCTTGCTTGTCGCCCATAGCGCCGGAGATTGCGTCTTTTTCTGCAACAGCGGGGCCGAGGCAAACGAAGCGGCGTTAAAGCTGGCGCGCAAACATACGGGAAGGCACAAAGTGATTACGTTCCAGCAATCGTTTCACGGCCGGACGTTTGCGACGATGGCGGCGACCGGGCAGGAGAAAGTGCATAGCGGATTCGGACCGCTCCTTCCGGAATTTATCCATTTGCCGTTCAATGATGTGGCTGCGCTGAAAGAAGCCATGAGCGATGAGATCGCGGCGGTGATGCTTGAGGTCGTCCAAGGCGAAGGGGGCGTCCGCCCGGTGGACCCGGCGTTTTTGCAAGCGGCGGCCGAGCTGTGCCAAACATACGGCGCGCTCCTGATCATTGACGAAGTGCAAACCGGCATCGGCCGGACCGGGAAGCCGTTTGCTTACCAGCATTTTGGCATTGAGCCGGATATCATGACGGTCGCCAAAGGACTTGGCAGCGGCATTCCGGTGGGTGCGATGATCGGCAAGGCGTTTTTAAAGGAGTCGTTCGGTCCTGGGGTGCACGGATCGACGTTTGGCGGCAACCCGATCGCGATGGCCGCCGCCAAGGCGACGCTTGAGGTCGTGTTCGATCCGGCGTTTTTGCAAGAGGTGCAAGAAAAGGGGAGTTACTTGCTCGGACGGTTAAACGAGGCGCTCTCCCCGCTTGACATCGTCACGGACGTGCGCGGGCTCGGACTGCTGGTCGGGGTGGAATGCCAAATGGACGTCGGGCCGCTTTTGCCGCTGGTCCATGAAAACGGCCTGCTTGTTTTGCCGGCCGGACCGAAGGTGATCCGCCTGCTGCCGCCGCTTGTCGTCACGAAAGCGGAAATCGATCGAGCGGTCGACATGTTGGCAGCGGTGTTGAAAAACGCGGAGGCGTCGGCCGTGTTGTCACCTGATGGTTGA
- a CDS encoding YjzC family protein, producing MGQPRHFKPGDKAPNNGIYIEIGETGDNVKHPKKLKLKAGDTFPETSNHNRHWTYLRKP from the coding sequence ATGGGTCAACCGCGCCATTTTAAACCGGGAGACAAAGCGCCGAACAACGGCATTTACATTGAGATCGGCGAAACGGGAGACAATGTGAAACATCCAAAAAAGCTGAAACTGAAAGCCGGTGACACGTTTCCGGAAACGTCGAACCATAACCGGCATTGGACGTATTTGCGCAAGCCGTAA
- the argB gene encoding acetylglutamate kinase, whose amino-acid sequence MGNTVVIKCGGSVLDELSPAFFASVKTMREQGMNVVIVHGGGPEIGRMLKKLAVPSEFVNGLRKTTKDVLAVVEMVLSGQVNKQLVAMLTQRGLPAVGVSGVDGGLLEAEPIDLNQLGYVGRVKTVRSRLLRTLLEAGYIPVISPLGIDQSGQTYNINADTAAGAVAAAIGASQLAFVTNVPGILQDGALVEEATAEMVEQLLEAGVITGGMIPKVKAALSALSDALPEVVIVSGKTPFYEQGRWHGTTIRKENEVGVYSS is encoded by the coding sequence ATGGGGAACACGGTCGTGATCAAATGCGGCGGCAGCGTGCTTGATGAGCTGTCTCCCGCCTTTTTTGCCAGCGTGAAAACGATGCGCGAACAAGGGATGAATGTCGTCATCGTCCACGGCGGCGGCCCGGAAATCGGGCGAATGTTGAAAAAACTGGCGGTGCCGAGCGAGTTTGTCAACGGCTTGCGGAAAACAACCAAAGACGTGCTTGCCGTTGTAGAAATGGTGCTCTCGGGCCAAGTGAACAAACAGCTCGTCGCCATGCTCACCCAGCGCGGCTTGCCGGCTGTCGGCGTTTCGGGCGTGGACGGAGGGCTGCTCGAAGCGGAACCGATTGACTTGAATCAACTTGGCTATGTCGGCCGGGTGAAAACGGTTCGTTCCCGTCTTTTGCGCACGCTGCTTGAAGCGGGCTACATCCCGGTTATTTCCCCGCTTGGCATCGACCAAAGCGGGCAAACGTACAACATTAACGCCGACACGGCGGCCGGGGCGGTGGCAGCAGCCATCGGCGCGAGCCAGCTCGCCTTTGTGACGAACGTGCCTGGCATTTTGCAAGACGGCGCGCTCGTCGAGGAAGCGACAGCGGAGATGGTCGAGCAGTTGCTCGAAGCCGGCGTCATCACCGGCGGGATGATCCCGAAAGTGAAAGCAGCGCTCTCCGCCTTGTCCGATGCGCTGCCGGAAGTGGTGATCGTCAGCGGCAAAACGCCGTTTTATGAGCAAGGAAGATGGCACGGGACAACGATTCGAAAAGAAAACGAAGTGGGGGTCTACTCATCATGA
- a CDS encoding alpha/beta fold hydrolase, whose protein sequence is METMAGQRRFFQLDEQWCIVHVPERPNGFAVFLMGDGDHYVNEQTSFWFEHPGRRQWLEDWLERGYTVFSSHLYGRHWGSPKAVRLARQLIYSVLKSEIVNQRIYIVAEGMGALVALQLLGAMPSQIRAVAMINPCLDVRAQLDYEQEHPFVYRRMVKEIATAYGLKEEEVLEAVPSLFLSPHDVPVTIWQLAGVSPYPSALHSRKYEQWMKTTNTRVRVVYELPEKRRQLAQQIGQFFYQYNELP, encoded by the coding sequence ATGGAAACGATGGCAGGACAACGGCGGTTTTTTCAACTTGATGAGCAATGGTGCATCGTTCACGTGCCGGAGCGCCCAAATGGGTTTGCCGTTTTTTTAATGGGGGACGGCGATCATTACGTGAACGAACAGACAAGTTTTTGGTTCGAGCATCCGGGGCGGCGGCAATGGTTGGAAGATTGGTTGGAACGCGGGTATACGGTCTTTTCGTCCCATTTGTACGGCCGGCATTGGGGAAGCCCGAAAGCGGTCCGGCTGGCGCGCCAGCTCATTTACTCGGTGTTGAAAAGCGAAATTGTGAACCAGCGCATCTATATCGTTGCCGAAGGAATGGGCGCGCTCGTCGCCTTGCAGCTGCTTGGCGCCATGCCAAGCCAAATCCGCGCCGTCGCCATGATCAACCCTTGCCTTGACGTACGCGCCCAGCTTGACTATGAACAGGAACATCCATTCGTGTACCGGCGGATGGTGAAGGAAATCGCGACTGCCTATGGCTTGAAAGAGGAGGAGGTGCTGGAGGCTGTTCCGTCCCTCTTTCTCAGTCCTCATGACGTTCCGGTGACGATTTGGCAGCTGGCCGGAGTGAGCCCGTATCCATCCGCCTTGCATAGCCGTAAATATGAACAATGGATGAAAACGACAAACACTCGGGTGCGCGTCGTTTACGAGCTGCCGGAGAAACGGCGCCAACTGGCTCAGCAAATCGGGCAATTTTTCTACCAATACAATGAACTCCCATAA
- a CDS encoding YjzD family protein, with protein sequence MRLFWTFFWTFLLVQMATYVMGSMQGIGYNFTTGALLGVIVTVLIVIVAALIPDEPAGDHHH encoded by the coding sequence ATGCGCTTATTTTGGACGTTTTTCTGGACGTTTTTGCTCGTGCAGATGGCGACGTACGTCATGGGCTCGATGCAAGGCATCGGCTACAACTTCACAACCGGCGCCTTGCTCGGCGTGATCGTGACCGTTTTGATCGTCATTGTCGCTGCTTTGATTCCGGATGAGCCGGCTGGGGATCATCACCATTGA
- a CDS encoding carbamoyl phosphate synthase large subunit, protein MPKDSSLQSILLIGSGPIVIGQAAEFDYSGTQACIALKEEGYRVILVNNNPATIMTDDVHADAVYFEPLTVDAVEAIIAKERPDGLLATFGGQTGLNLAFQLHEAGVLEKYGVRLLGTPIEAIQRGEDREAFRALMQELGEPVPESEIVTSVEEAVAFAEKIGFPIIIRPAYTLGGTGGGIADNMEQFIALVEKGLAESPIRQCLIERSVAGFKEIEYEVMRDQSNTCITVCNMENVDPVGIHTGDSIVVAPSQTLTDEEYQMLRSSAVKIISALGIIGGCNIQFALDPNSKQYYLIEVNPRVSRSSALASKATGYPIARIAAKLAVGYTLAELVNPVTKTTYASFEPALDYVVVKFPRLPFDKFPHADRKLGTQMKATGEVMAIDRNMERAFQKAVQSLEGKNNGLFWPELAAKTNDELKQLLVDKDDRRFFAILELLRRGVTVEDIHAWTKIDRFFLRSFERLVALEKQAAAASIDTIDEATFRFLKEKGCSDAFLAETWGVTELDVRRKRKELGIVPSYKMVDTCAAEFHSETDYYYSTYFGEDERKKASGKEKVLIIGAGPIRIGQGIEFDYSSVHSVFALQQEGYETVMINNNPETVSTDFAVADRLYFEPLTLESVLDVIEAEQIKHIIVQFGGQTAINLVKGLEEAGVPLLGVTYEIIDQLEDRDRFYQLLEELDIPHVPGLMANNAEELAAKAAEIGYPVLLRPSYVIGGRGMFIVRNEIQLAALIEQGELTYPILIDAYLDGKEAEADIVTDGTDLLLPTIIEHVEKAGVHSGDSYAWLPAQTLTDEEKAKIIDYAGRIANKLGFKGIMNIQYVIADGHVYVLEVNPRASRTVPIVSKTTGVPLAQIATKLLLGKSLVDMVDENMRKLAVMPYAVLKYPVFSTYKLPGVDPTVGPEMKSTGEGISIAATKEEAAYKAFYAYLQKKAKANEMYVIGGIDEALAAEIEAKQLVIVSELPFAEWVKRDAALAVIDLGKEEGEGPKRMAALSRQLLVFTEPETLKLFLQALAVDQLDVQPIHSWLEKKKQAEQAVIL, encoded by the coding sequence ATGCCTAAAGATTCCTCACTTCAATCGATTCTCCTGATCGGGTCGGGGCCGATCGTCATCGGCCAAGCGGCTGAGTTTGACTATTCCGGCACGCAGGCGTGCATCGCCTTAAAAGAAGAAGGATACCGCGTCATTTTAGTGAACAACAATCCGGCAACGATCATGACCGATGACGTCCACGCCGATGCCGTCTATTTTGAACCGCTCACCGTCGACGCCGTCGAAGCGATCATCGCCAAGGAACGGCCGGATGGGCTGCTGGCCACATTCGGCGGCCAGACTGGGCTCAACTTAGCGTTTCAGCTGCATGAAGCCGGCGTGCTGGAAAAATACGGGGTGAGACTGCTCGGAACACCGATTGAAGCCATTCAGCGCGGAGAAGACCGCGAAGCGTTCCGCGCGCTGATGCAGGAGCTTGGCGAACCGGTGCCGGAGAGCGAAATTGTCACAAGCGTCGAAGAAGCGGTCGCGTTTGCCGAAAAAATCGGTTTTCCGATCATTATTCGTCCCGCCTATACGCTCGGTGGGACGGGCGGCGGCATTGCCGACAACATGGAGCAGTTCATTGCGCTCGTGGAAAAAGGCCTGGCCGAAAGCCCGATTCGCCAATGTTTAATCGAGCGGAGCGTCGCCGGATTTAAAGAGATTGAATATGAAGTAATGCGCGACCAATCGAATACGTGTATCACGGTTTGCAATATGGAAAACGTTGATCCCGTCGGCATCCATACCGGCGATTCGATCGTCGTCGCGCCGTCGCAGACGCTGACGGATGAGGAATACCAAATGCTTCGTTCTTCAGCGGTGAAAATCATTTCGGCCTTAGGGATCATCGGCGGCTGCAACATTCAATTCGCCCTTGATCCGAACAGCAAGCAATACTACTTAATCGAAGTCAACCCGCGCGTCAGCCGTTCGTCAGCGCTCGCCTCGAAAGCGACCGGCTATCCGATCGCCCGCATCGCCGCCAAACTGGCTGTCGGCTATACGCTGGCCGAACTCGTCAATCCGGTGACGAAAACGACGTATGCCAGCTTCGAGCCAGCCTTGGATTATGTCGTCGTCAAGTTTCCGCGCTTGCCGTTTGACAAGTTTCCGCACGCCGACCGCAAGCTCGGCACGCAGATGAAGGCGACCGGAGAAGTGATGGCGATCGACCGCAACATGGAGCGAGCGTTCCAAAAAGCGGTGCAGTCGCTTGAAGGCAAAAACAACGGGCTGTTTTGGCCGGAACTTGCGGCGAAAACGAACGATGAGCTGAAACAACTGCTTGTTGACAAAGACGACCGCCGCTTTTTCGCTATCTTGGAATTGCTCCGCCGCGGGGTGACGGTCGAAGACATTCACGCATGGACGAAAATCGACCGCTTTTTCCTTCGCTCGTTTGAGCGGCTCGTGGCGCTCGAAAAACAGGCGGCAGCTGCGTCAATCGATACGATTGATGAAGCGACCTTCCGTTTTTTGAAAGAAAAAGGATGCAGCGACGCCTTTTTGGCCGAAACGTGGGGCGTGACCGAGCTTGACGTGCGCCGCAAGCGGAAAGAGCTTGGCATCGTGCCGTCGTACAAAATGGTTGACACGTGTGCGGCCGAGTTCCATTCGGAAACGGATTACTACTACTCGACGTATTTCGGCGAAGACGAGCGGAAGAAAGCGAGCGGCAAGGAGAAAGTGCTGATCATCGGCGCCGGACCGATTCGCATCGGCCAAGGGATCGAGTTTGATTACAGCTCTGTTCACAGCGTGTTCGCGTTGCAACAAGAAGGGTATGAGACGGTGATGATCAACAACAATCCGGAAACGGTGTCGACCGATTTTGCCGTCGCTGACCGCCTGTACTTTGAGCCATTGACCTTAGAGAGCGTCCTCGATGTCATTGAAGCCGAACAAATCAAGCATATCATTGTTCAATTCGGCGGCCAGACGGCGATCAATTTGGTCAAAGGACTCGAGGAAGCTGGTGTGCCGCTGCTTGGCGTCACCTACGAGATCATTGACCAGCTGGAAGATCGCGACCGTTTTTACCAGTTGCTTGAGGAGCTTGACATTCCGCACGTCCCCGGCTTGATGGCGAACAACGCCGAAGAGCTCGCCGCCAAAGCGGCCGAGATCGGCTATCCGGTGCTGCTCCGCCCGTCGTATGTGATCGGCGGCCGCGGCATGTTCATCGTCCGGAACGAGATCCAGCTTGCCGCTTTGATCGAACAAGGTGAGTTGACGTATCCGATTTTGATCGATGCGTATTTGGACGGGAAAGAGGCGGAGGCAGACATCGTGACAGACGGAACGGACCTGTTGCTGCCGACGATCATCGAACATGTCGAAAAAGCCGGCGTCCACTCCGGCGACAGCTACGCTTGGCTGCCGGCGCAGACGCTCACAGACGAAGAAAAAGCGAAAATCATCGACTATGCGGGCCGGATTGCCAACAAACTCGGCTTCAAAGGAATCATGAACATTCAATATGTCATTGCCGATGGCCATGTGTATGTGCTTGAAGTCAATCCGCGCGCGAGCCGGACGGTGCCGATCGTCAGCAAAACGACCGGCGTGCCGCTGGCGCAAATTGCGACAAAATTATTGCTTGGGAAATCGCTTGTCGACATGGTCGATGAAAACATGCGTAAATTGGCGGTCATGCCGTACGCTGTGTTGAAGTACCCCGTATTTTCCACGTACAAACTGCCGGGCGTTGACCCGACCGTTGGCCCGGAAATGAAATCGACCGGTGAAGGCATCAGCATCGCCGCGACGAAGGAAGAAGCGGCGTACAAGGCGTTTTACGCCTACTTGCAAAAGAAAGCGAAAGCGAATGAAATGTACGTCATCGGCGGCATCGATGAAGCGCTGGCGGCGGAAATCGAAGCGAAACAGCTGGTGATTGTGTCCGAGCTCCCGTTTGCTGAGTGGGTGAAACGCGATGCGGCGCTGGCGGTGATCGACTTGGGCAAAGAGGAAGGCGAGGGGCCGAAACGAATGGCTGCGTTGTCCCGACAATTGCTCGTCTTCACAGAGCCCGAGACGTTGAAGCTCTTCTTGCAGGCGCTCGCTGTCGATCAGCTCGATGTGCAGCCGATCCACAGCTGGCTGGAAAAGAAAAAACAGGCAGAACAGGCGGTGATTTTATGA
- the clpB gene encoding ATP-dependent chaperone ClpB yields MDASRLTEKLQEAFMAAQSLAKERHHQQLDVEHLLLALFEQEGGLAPRLLELSGADKEKAADWLRHQLCQKPEVHGANGQLYVAPALARLLEEAEAEAKRMQDEYISVEHVLLALPRGAEPVARQLAPFGVTREALLAALTKVRGNQRVTSPNPEATYEALTKYGRDLVAEARAGKIDPVIGRDSEIRRVIRILSRKTKNNPVLIGEPGVGKTAIVEGLAQRIVRKDVPEGLKDKTIFALDMSALVAGAKFRGEFEERLKAVLNEIKKSDGRIILFIDELHTIVGAGRAEGAMDAGNMLKPMLARGELRCIGATTLDEYRQYIEKDPALERRFQQVLVQEPSVEDTISILRGLKERYEVHHGVKIHDRALVAAAVLSDRYISDRFLPDKAIDLVDEACATIRTEMDSMPSELDEVMRRVMQLEIEEAALSKETDEASRERLAALQKELADLREKANAMKAQWQQEKEALDRVRRLREALERAKRELEEAENEYDLNKAAELRHGRIPQLEKQLKQLEQEISEQSEGKLLREEVTEEEIAEIVSRWTGIPLTRLVEGEREKLLRLHEWLHRRVIGQEEAVGLVADAILRARAGLKDPHRPIGSFLFLGPTGVGKTELAKALAEALFDSEEQLIRLDMSEYMEKHAVSRLIGAPPGYVGYEEGGQLTEAVRRKPYSVLLFDEIEKAHPDVFNILLQLLDDGRLTDSHGRTVDFKNTVVIMTSNIGSPLLLENKQGGIDEGTRNQVLGQLRAHFRPEFLNRIDDIVLFKPLSMNEVKGIVDKFARELSGRLADRHIELALTEAAKQYIAEAGFDPVYGARPLKRFMQKQIETPLAKELIAGRVKEYSTVMVDVDNGRLVIRPSV; encoded by the coding sequence ATGGATGCAAGCCGTTTGACGGAAAAACTGCAAGAGGCGTTCATGGCGGCGCAATCGCTCGCCAAAGAACGGCATCATCAACAGCTCGATGTCGAGCACCTGCTGTTGGCGCTCTTTGAACAAGAAGGCGGCCTGGCGCCGCGGTTGTTGGAGCTTTCGGGCGCTGACAAGGAAAAGGCCGCTGACTGGCTGCGCCACCAGCTTTGTCAAAAACCGGAAGTGCATGGGGCGAATGGGCAGCTATATGTTGCGCCCGCCTTGGCGCGGCTGCTTGAGGAAGCCGAAGCGGAAGCAAAACGAATGCAAGACGAGTACATATCGGTTGAACATGTGTTGCTCGCGTTGCCTCGCGGCGCCGAGCCGGTCGCCCGGCAGCTGGCGCCGTTTGGGGTGACTCGTGAAGCGCTGTTGGCCGCATTGACAAAAGTAAGGGGGAATCAACGCGTGACAAGTCCGAATCCAGAGGCGACGTACGAGGCATTGACCAAATACGGACGCGATTTAGTGGCGGAAGCCAGAGCAGGGAAAATCGACCCGGTCATCGGCCGCGACAGTGAAATTCGCCGTGTCATCCGCATTTTGTCGCGCAAAACGAAAAACAATCCGGTGTTGATCGGCGAGCCGGGCGTGGGGAAAACGGCCATTGTGGAAGGGCTCGCCCAGCGCATCGTGCGCAAAGACGTCCCGGAAGGCTTGAAAGACAAAACGATTTTCGCACTTGATATGAGTGCGCTTGTTGCTGGAGCGAAGTTTCGCGGTGAATTTGAAGAGCGGCTGAAAGCGGTGCTCAATGAAATCAAAAAAAGCGACGGCCGCATCATTTTGTTCATTGACGAGCTGCATACGATCGTCGGCGCCGGCCGGGCCGAGGGGGCGATGGACGCCGGCAATATGTTAAAGCCGATGCTCGCCCGCGGCGAGCTGCGCTGTATCGGAGCGACGACGCTTGATGAGTACCGGCAATACATCGAAAAAGACCCGGCGCTCGAGCGCCGCTTCCAACAAGTATTGGTCCAAGAGCCGAGCGTCGAAGACACGATTTCGATTTTGCGCGGGCTGAAAGAGCGGTACGAAGTGCACCATGGCGTGAAAATTCACGATCGCGCGCTCGTCGCGGCTGCGGTGTTGTCCGACCGTTACATCTCTGACCGCTTTTTGCCTGACAAAGCGATTGATTTGGTCGATGAAGCGTGCGCGACGATCCGCACGGAAATGGATTCGATGCCGTCCGAACTCGATGAAGTGATGCGCCGCGTCATGCAGCTCGAGATTGAAGAGGCGGCATTAAGCAAAGAAACGGATGAAGCGAGCCGCGAGCGGCTTGCGGCATTGCAAAAAGAACTCGCTGATTTGCGCGAAAAAGCGAATGCCATGAAAGCGCAATGGCAGCAGGAAAAAGAAGCGCTTGACCGCGTCCGCCGTCTGCGCGAGGCGCTCGAGCGGGCAAAACGCGAACTGGAAGAGGCGGAAAACGAGTATGATTTAAACAAGGCGGCCGAGCTTCGCCATGGCCGCATTCCGCAGCTGGAAAAGCAACTCAAACAGCTTGAGCAGGAAATCAGTGAGCAAAGTGAAGGGAAATTACTGCGTGAGGAAGTGACGGAAGAAGAGATTGCCGAAATCGTGTCGCGCTGGACAGGCATTCCGCTCACCCGCCTTGTCGAAGGGGAGCGGGAAAAGCTGCTTCGCCTTCATGAATGGCTGCACAGGCGGGTCATCGGTCAAGAGGAGGCGGTCGGGCTCGTCGCCGATGCCATCTTGCGGGCGCGCGCCGGCTTGAAAGATCCGCACCGCCCGATCGGCTCGTTTTTGTTCCTTGGACCGACCGGCGTCGGCAAAACGGAACTGGCCAAAGCGCTCGCCGAAGCACTGTTTGACAGTGAGGAGCAACTGATTCGTCTGGACATGTCCGAGTATATGGAAAAACACGCTGTCTCCCGCTTGATCGGAGCGCCGCCCGGCTATGTCGGCTATGAGGAAGGCGGCCAGCTGACCGAGGCGGTGCGGCGCAAGCCATATTCCGTTCTGTTGTTTGATGAAATCGAAAAAGCGCATCCGGACGTGTTCAACATCCTGCTGCAACTGCTGGATGACGGGCGGCTCACCGATTCGCACGGACGGACGGTCGATTTTAAAAACACGGTCGTCATCATGACATCGAACATCGGCTCGCCGCTGTTATTGGAAAACAAACAGGGCGGCATCGATGAGGGCACGCGCAACCAAGTGCTTGGCCAATTGCGCGCCCATTTCCGCCCCGAGTTTTTAAACCGCATCGACGATATCGTCTTGTTCAAGCCGTTGTCGATGAACGAAGTAAAAGGCATCGTCGACAAATTCGCCCGCGAATTGTCGGGCCGTTTGGCCGATCGGCATATCGAACTCGCGCTGACCGAAGCGGCGAAGCAATACATCGCCGAAGCGGGCTTCGACCCGGTGTACGGCGCCCGCCCGCTCAAACGGTTTATGCAAAAGCAAATCGAAACGCCTCTTGCCAAAGAGTTGATCGCCGGGCGGGTGAAAGAGTATAGCACCGTCATGGTTGATGTTGACAACGGACGGCTCGTCATTCGTCCGTCGGTATAG
- the argF gene encoding ornithine carbamoyltransferase: MNAVMSLKGRDVLTLLDFSTDEIFDLLALAADLKAKQKAGIPYTPLVGKTMAMIFEKPSTRTRVSFEVGMIQLGGQALYLNGNDLQLGRGETIADTARVLSQYVDVMMIRTFAHEKVEELAEYASVPVINGLTDDDHPCQALADLLTIYEVKKTFQGVKLAYVGDGNNVANALLAAAAKVGMDVAIACPPGYEPKAAYVEAARQIGEKTGAAVTVTHDPLEAVAGADAIYTDVWTSMGQESESAERLRVFQPYQVNEELVKAAKPDYLFLHCLPAHRGEEVTAGVIDGPNSFVFEQAGNRLHAQKAILVSIL; the protein is encoded by the coding sequence ATGAATGCAGTCATGTCACTGAAAGGAAGAGATGTGTTAACGCTGCTTGATTTTTCCACAGACGAAATTTTCGATTTGTTGGCGCTCGCCGCCGACTTAAAGGCGAAACAAAAAGCGGGGATTCCGTATACGCCGCTTGTCGGCAAAACGATGGCGATGATTTTTGAAAAGCCGTCAACGCGCACGCGCGTGTCGTTTGAAGTCGGCATGATCCAGCTCGGCGGCCAAGCGCTCTACTTGAATGGCAACGACCTGCAGCTCGGCCGCGGCGAAACGATCGCCGATACGGCGCGCGTCTTATCGCAATACGTGGATGTCATGATGATCCGGACGTTTGCCCACGAAAAGGTCGAAGAATTGGCGGAATACGCGTCGGTTCCGGTCATCAACGGCTTGACCGATGACGACCATCCGTGCCAAGCGCTGGCGGATTTGCTGACGATTTATGAAGTGAAGAAAACGTTCCAAGGCGTCAAGCTCGCCTATGTCGGCGACGGCAACAACGTCGCCAACGCGCTCCTAGCAGCCGCGGCGAAAGTGGGCATGGATGTGGCCATCGCCTGTCCGCCCGGCTATGAACCGAAAGCCGCCTATGTGGAGGCGGCGCGCCAAATAGGGGAAAAAACGGGTGCCGCCGTCACGGTGACCCACGACCCGCTTGAGGCTGTGGCGGGGGCTGATGCGATTTATACCGATGTCTGGACGAGCATGGGCCAAGAGAGCGAAAGCGCCGAGCGGCTTCGCGTGTTTCAGCCGTACCAAGTGAATGAAGAGCTCGTCAAAGCGGCAAAACCCGATTACCTCTTTTTGCACTGCCTGCCGGCCCACCGCGGCGAGGAAGTGACCGCCGGCGTTATAGACGGACCGAACTCGTTCGTCTTTGAGCAGGCCGGCAACCGGCTTCATGCCCAAAAAGCGATTTTAGTGTCGATCCTATAG